From Hippoglossus stenolepis isolate QCI-W04-F060 chromosome 4, HSTE1.2, whole genome shotgun sequence, a single genomic window includes:
- the sh3bgr gene encoding SH3 domain-binding glutamic acid-rich protein isoform X36, which produces MVIKVFLASSSGSTAIKKKQQDVVGFLEALRVEYDPLDIACNEENRMWMRQNVPEEKKPANGIPLPPQIFNEESYCGDYDTFFDAKEDNSVFAFLGLPPPPGSKQAHAEEEEQDEADDDREEEELRQLEVDSCDVFLYQPLAFLSLFCPFSIPHPFPPPCKLFSFILRIKS; this is translated from the exons ATGGTGATCAAAGTTTTCCTCGCCTCTTCATCGGGATCCACCGCG ATCAAAAAGAAGCAGCAAGATGTTGTCGGCTTCCTGGAGGCTCTTAGAGTGGAGTATGATCCACTGGACATCGCCTGCAACGAGGAGAACCGCATGTGGATGAGGCAGAACGTcccagaggagaagaagccagcCAACGGGATCCCCCTGCCTCCTCAGATCTTCAATGAAGAGAGCTACTGTGGG GACTACGACACCTTCTTCGATGCCAAGGAGGACAACTCTGTGTTCGCCTTCCTGGGGCTGCCCCCTCCCCCTGGGTCCAAG cagGCTcatgcagaggaagaa GAACAGGACGAAGCTGATGATGACAGG GAGGAAGAAGAACTGCGACAGCTTGAGGTAGATTcctgtgatgtgtttttgtacCAGCCTCTAGCCttcctcagtttgttttgtcctttttcaatCCCCCATCCCTTCCCACCTCCCTGTAAGCTATTCAGCttcattttgagaataaagtcataa
- the sh3bgr gene encoding SH3 domain-binding glutamic acid-rich protein isoform X7 has translation MVIKVFLASSSGSTAIKKKQQDVVGFLEALRVEYDPLDIACNEENRMWMRQNVPEEKKPANGIPLPPQIFNEESYCGDYDTFFDAKEDNSVFAFLGLPPPPGSKEAAQADKAHIVTNGNHVEEMNGDLEDTIEVPLEERNGDAHVEEEGEVAEGENADDEAMEEETEGDEAPADEEEAVEETDEVTEVTQAHAEEEEQEEEELRQLEVDSCDVFLYQPLAFLSLFCPFSIPHPFPPPCKLFSFILRIKS, from the exons ATGGTGATCAAAGTTTTCCTCGCCTCTTCATCGGGATCCACCGCG ATCAAAAAGAAGCAGCAAGATGTTGTCGGCTTCCTGGAGGCTCTTAGAGTGGAGTATGATCCACTGGACATCGCCTGCAACGAGGAGAACCGCATGTGGATGAGGCAGAACGTcccagaggagaagaagccagcCAACGGGATCCCCCTGCCTCCTCAGATCTTCAATGAAGAGAGCTACTGTGGG GACTACGACACCTTCTTCGATGCCAAGGAGGACAACTCTGTGTTCGCCTTCCTGGGGCTGCCCCCTCCCCCTGGGTCCAAG GAAGCAGCGCAGGCTGACAAGGCGCACATTGTGACGAACGGGAACCATGTTGAGGAAATGAACGGAGACCTTGAGGACACAATA GAGGTTCCACTGGAGGAGCGTAACGGAGATGCACACgttgaggaggagggggaggtagCGGAAGGAGAGAATGCAGATGATGAAGCcatggaagaggaaacagaaggcGACGAGGCCCCTGCAGAcgaggaggaggcagtggaaGAAACAGATGAGGTTACAGAAGTCACA cagGCTcatgcagaggaagaagaacag GAGGAAGAAGAACTGCGACAGCTTGAGGTAGATTcctgtgatgtgtttttgtacCAGCCTCTAGCCttcctcagtttgttttgtcctttttcaatCCCCCATCCCTTCCCACCTCCCTGTAAGCTATTCAGCttcattttgagaataaagtcataa
- the sh3bgr gene encoding SH3 domain-binding glutamic acid-rich protein isoform X37 — translation MVIKVFLASSSGSTAIKKKQQDVVGFLEALRVEYDPLDIACNEENRMWMRQNVPEEKKPANGIPLPPQIFNEESYCGDYDTFFDAKEDNSVFAFLGLPPPPGSKAHAEEEEQDEADDDREEEELRQLEVDSCDVFLYQPLAFLSLFCPFSIPHPFPPPCKLFSFILRIKS, via the exons ATGGTGATCAAAGTTTTCCTCGCCTCTTCATCGGGATCCACCGCG ATCAAAAAGAAGCAGCAAGATGTTGTCGGCTTCCTGGAGGCTCTTAGAGTGGAGTATGATCCACTGGACATCGCCTGCAACGAGGAGAACCGCATGTGGATGAGGCAGAACGTcccagaggagaagaagccagcCAACGGGATCCCCCTGCCTCCTCAGATCTTCAATGAAGAGAGCTACTGTGGG GACTACGACACCTTCTTCGATGCCAAGGAGGACAACTCTGTGTTCGCCTTCCTGGGGCTGCCCCCTCCCCCTGGGTCCAAG GCTcatgcagaggaagaagaacag GACGAAGCTGATGATGACAGG GAGGAAGAAGAACTGCGACAGCTTGAGGTAGATTcctgtgatgtgtttttgtacCAGCCTCTAGCCttcctcagtttgttttgtcctttttcaatCCCCCATCCCTTCCCACCTCCCTGTAAGCTATTCAGCttcattttgagaataaagtcataa